In a single window of the Dreissena polymorpha isolate Duluth1 chromosome 3, UMN_Dpol_1.0, whole genome shotgun sequence genome:
- the LOC127873411 gene encoding uncharacterized protein LOC127873411: MKTARYSLVIVCLMCIIGVHSTAADHIRPIRTFTMTVTNSLKTPMFNNSITLPIRWIRSRLIDYMETAGDIDQSKFKFTVTYFAKLGYFVNAFNDVYSVWNASEKNYWRISNQNGSLNVGVSTYEPQKGDRVVFELVSG; the protein is encoded by the exons ATGAAAACCGCGAG ATACAGCTTGGTGATTGTCTGCTTGATGTGCATAATTGGAGTTCACTCAACGGCAGCAGACCACATTCGGCCCATCCG TACATTCACCATGACGGTGACTAATTCTCTGAAGACACCGATGTTCAACAACTCCATCACTCTTCCCATCAGATGGATCAGATCTCGTCTCATAGACTATATGGAGACGGCTGGTGACATTGACCAATCCAAATTTAA GTTTACGGTGACGTACTTCGCAAAGCTTGGATActtcgtgaatgcgttcaatgacGTCTACAGCGTCTGGAATGCCTCAGAGAAAAACTATTGGAGGATTTCTAACCAGAACGGAAGTCTTAATGTCG GTGTGAGTACGTATGAGCCGCAGAAGGGAGACCGCGTGGTGTTTGAGCTCGTGTCTGGATAA